The DNA window CCGTTATCGAGAAGCTCAGAAAAAAGACCGATCTCGTGATCCTCCTCTCCAGTCTGGGGGAGGAAGAGGACACAAAACTACTTGCCCGTGTAAAGGGAATCGACATCCTCGTGGGAAGCGGCCCTGGTACGAGACTCAACCGTCCCGAAAGGTTCGAAGGAACGTATCTCTTGCGTCCGAACGAGAAGGGGAAGTCCTTGGGGGAGGCAACTGTTCTCTTTGACAGGGATCGGCGCCTAAAGGATCTCCAGGGCCGCCTCGTCCTTTTGACAGAGGCCTACCCGGAAGACGAAGGGATCAAAATGAAGATAGATGACCTTTACGAGAGATCGAAAGCCGCCTCCGGACAAGGGATACCGGGTGCTGTCCCGGAATAATCCATCTCCTGGCTGTTCCCGTTGCGGCGCGTGTCTCTCCGTCTGTCCGGTCTATCGGGTGACTGGACAGGAACGGATGTCGCCCCGGGGAAAGGTCCATCTCGTCAGATCCTCGACCCATGCAGGACAAGCCGAGGTCCTTGAGACCCTTTCGGCATGTCTCCAGTGCGGGGCCTGCGCCACTGTCTGCAGTGCCGGCGTCTCTCCGGCCGCCCTCGTACGAGAAGCCCGTGCGAACAGGGACTTAAATACCCATCTTCCCTGGTGGGTCAGCGGCCTTACAGGAGAAAGGAAGGTCATACAAGGCCTCGGAAGAATGGTTTCTGGCATTCCTCACTCACGGGGTATTGCATCCCTGTTCCTCCACGATCCTGACATACCCCGCCTCCTTCCCCTTCTCAGGCAGGAATCAGCGGTATCCCGCCTCTCCCGAAACACTCCGCCACCTGGAGGCTACCCGCGCATCGCCCTTTTTGTGGGATGCATCCAGAATTATCTCTTTCCGGAGATCACGCTTGCGATCTCCGACTGGTTCGGAGGCGGGCTAATCGCCCCGGTTGACCAGACCTGCTGCGGCCTTGCGGCCTGGGTCTCTGGTGACGAGAACCGGGCCCGGGATCTCGCCCGGACGAATCTGGCCGCCTTTCAAAAGGTGCGGCCAGATATTATCGTCACAGGCTGCGCATCCTGCGCCTCCATGCTCAGACATACCTACCCCGATCTCTTTCCCGCATCCACGCCGGAAGGACAGGAGAGCCGGCAGATGGCTGCCATGGTCCGGGAGATGGGGGAACTTGCAGGAGAGCTTGGCGTCATCCCCCCCAGAAAGAGGGGATCCGGAACCGTGACCTACCACGCCCCTTGCCATCAGAGATTTTCACTCAAAAGTGCAAAAGAGGTGGAACAGGTCCTTAAATCCATGCCAGGCATGGAATTCATCCCCATGGAGCCCGGCTGCTGCGGATACGGAGGGCTTTTCGCCACCCGCCACCCGGATCTCTCCCGGAGTGTCTGGGAAGGTCGCAGCAAGGCCTGGCAGAAAACCGGTGCCTCCACCGTGGTCACCACCTGCTCGGGCTGTCTCCTCCAACTTCGTTTGAGAAGCGCAGAATGCGAGGAGGCGCCTGAGGTCCTCCACCTCGCGGAGCTGGCCTCCAGGCACACGGGCATTGCCGTCCATCCCTGATCATGCGATGAAAAAGGTCCAGGATCACTATTTCAAGAAGGCGAAACAGGAAGGCTATCCGGCACGCTCCGTCTATAAACTGAAGGAGGTGCAGGCAGCCCGGGGTTTCCTCAAAAAGGGGGACACCGTCCTCGATCTGGGGGCATACCCCGGCTCATGGTCCAAATACATCCTCGAGGTCATCGGACCATCCGGACGACTCGTGGCCGTAGACATCACCCCTTTCAGGCCGTTTGCGGAAAACATGATCGTAATCCAAAGAGATATCACTCAACTTGCGCCCCAGGACCTCCTTGCAATCCATCCCAAATTCGACTCTATAGTAAGCGACATGGCGCCCAAGACCACGGGGCACAAGGCCCTCGATCACCTCCGCTCCGTGGCCCTCGCCCACAAGGCCCTCGAACTTGCGCTCGCCGTTGGGTCAGAAGACTGCGCCTTTTTCTGCAAGGTCTTCCAGGGAAGCGATTTCCCCGCCTTTCTCAGCGAGGCCAGGGCCGCCTTTCGCACGGTAAACGTAGTGAAACCCAAAAGCTCCCGCTCTGAGAGCGTGGAGATCTTTGTTTTCGGAACAGAAATCAAATTAGAGGGGTAGAGGATTAGAGGGATATCTCCAGAAGGAGTGATCCTTTTCTAGCACCGGCCTGACGAAAGCCGAATTTTTCATAGAGCCGCCGGGCAGGGATGTTCCCTTCCCGGACGTCGAGGATCGCCCTTGTCGCACCATGTCTTTTTCCCCACGCAAGGCACAGGCCTAGAAGGCGCGATGCCACACCCCTGCGGCGCATATCCCGGGAGGTCGTCAGATTGACGACGTAGATCTCGTCTAAGATATACTGAAAACAGATGTAGCCAAGGATCCTACTCGTCCCGACCACACAGCTCACCCACAAGTGGCTGTGGGTAAAGGCGGGATCCATGGCCTTGCTGAAGGCGGATCTACCCCAGGGATCCTCGTGAGAGGCCTCCTCGATGGCAAGGAGTCCGGGGATGTCCGAAAAACGCGCCTGTCGTACGAGCATGCGTAGCTCAAGCCTACTTCTTGGCAAGGATGGCCGATGCCTGATTGATGCTCTTTCGTCCATACTCCAGGGCCTCCCGCGCCACGTCCGACAGGCCCTTTCCCCCATCCCGGCACTGGCAGAGCCGAATGAGCATGGGAAGATTAACGCCTGTGACGACCTCCACCGCGCCTTCTCGAAGAAAGGGAAGGGTCATGTTGGCAGGGGTCCCTCCGAACATATCCGTCAGGATGAGGACCCCTGACCCGTCGTCCACTTCCTTGATAGTTCGTGAGATTGCCCCCTGAATGTCATTTACGTCCAGAGAGGGATCGATGGATAGGGCACGTATGCGTTCCACCTTACCGACTATGAATTCCGCAATCTGGAGAAGGTCACGAGCGAGTTCGCCGTGCGCGGCGATGACGACACCTACCATAACCGTTAGGTCTCCTTGTCCTTGTCGCGATGAGTCACGATGACGTCACTTCCCTTCATCGCGATCAGATTTGCCACGTGATCGGCGATCACGACGCTTCGATGACGGCCTCCTGTACAGCCGATCGCGATCACGAGATACGATTTGCCTTCCGTGCCGTACTGGGGGATGAGATAGAAAAGAAATTGGGAGAAACGCTCCAGAAAGGCCTGGGTCTCTGCCTTTTCGAGGACGTATTGCCGGATTTGGGGACTTGTCCCGTCAAACGGGCGAAGTCTCGGATCGAAATAGGGATTCGGCAGGAACCGGACGTCGAAAACGAGGCTCGCGTCCGGGGGGACACCGTATTTGAATCCGAAGGAAAGGACATGCAGGACGAGATGGTCCAGACGCTTTCGGGGCTCGTAGAGGGAAAAGATCTCCTGCCGAAGTTGGTGGACATTCATTGCGGAGGTATCGAGGACACGGCTCGAACACTCCTTCAGGCACGCAAGACGCATCCTTTCGAGCCCGATCGCATCCAAGATGTTTCCTTTTTTCGGCATCAAAGGATGGGGCCGTCTCGTCTGGCTGAATCTCCTCAGGATGACATCGTCTCCAGCATCGAGAAAGAGGATCTCCACATGGTAGCCGTCCTCTTTGATCTGGGTGAAGATGGAATGATACTGATCGAGAAAGGTGGATTCCCGCACGTCCATCACCAAGGCGACCTTGGTTGGCTTACGCGCCGTGCCATCGGCAAAGGAAAGGAACTCGGGGAGGAGGACGATGGGAAGATTGTCCACGCAAAAATAGCCCAGATCCTCGAATGCCTTTAGCGCCGTGCTCTTGCCCGATCCTGACATGCCGGTGATGACGACGGTCTGGACCATTCGCTGAGAGGGAGAAGACGATTCGGTTTTCGGCAGGGCAGGATCGGTCATGGGCATCAGTCACCAGAACGCCGGCATTTAACCCGGGGTTAAAAGGTCTTCGGACCTCACGCCTATCCTACGGGATGCTCTCATCGGTCTGGATGATGAGCCTTTCGATCTGGCCTTCTTCCTCGGCTGCAAGGATCTTTTCCATGAAACCAGGGTGTTTTAGAAGCGAATCGCACCCACAAAATCCCGGATTTTGGCGGGCTTCACGGTTCAATAAGGCCAAGGTCCCCGTCCTTGCGCCAGTAAATGCAATTCACGTTGCGCGTCTGGTCGTTAAAAAAGAGGAGAAAATCGTCTCCCCGGATCTGAAGCTGTTCGACCGCCTCCTGGACCGACATGGGCTTGGGATCCATTTTTTCCGTGTGGATCGCCCCAGAGGCGGCGGTGTCAGTCATGACGCCAGGCTCCTTAGAGGCGGCCATAGATGCGAGGGTCTCTCCACCCTTCCGTTCGCGTTGTCTCTCACGAAATTTCTTGAGCTGCTTTTCGATCTTGTCCGACACAAGATCGATGGCAGAATGCATGTCGTCCTGCTCTTCCTTGGCCGCCGCCTTTAGACCGTTGCCGGTCACGACGACATCCACAATGTTCCGGAATTTCGCCACAGTCAGTACGACATTCACATCCATGGGGCCATCCCCGTATTTCTCGATCTTTTGAAGCCTGGTTTCCACATAATTCCGTATCTCGTCAGACGAGTCACAATGGCGGAAGGTCACCGACACTCTCATACTCATAAGGCACCTCGATCGCTGATTTCTTTTTCTTCCGAGTGCGTCTTGCGGATCAGCGCCACATCAGGGCGCTTTCTCCGGGATGCTGGCAGGATGCCCAATTGTTCACGATACTTTGCAACGGTCCGTCGGGCAATGCGGATGTCTTCCTTGGCAAGGATCTCGGCTATCTGGGTGTCCTTGTAGGGATGGGCCACGTCCTCGGACTGTATGATCTGCTTGATGCGTTCCTTGACCGTGTGGCTTGCGATATCTGCCCCATTTTCCCGCGCAAGCCCGAATCCGAAGAAATATTTCAGTTCGAATATCCCCTGAGGGGTATGCGCATACTTGTTCGTCGTCACCCGGCTGATGGTTGATTCGTGCATGCCCACGTCCTCGGCGACATCCCGAAGGATGAGGGGCTTCAGGTAGAAAATCCCCTTGTCGAGGAACTCCCTCTGGAAGGAAAAGATGCTGGTAGCCACCTTCTGGATGGTCTTCTGCCGCTGACAGATGCTCTTCATGAGCCACGTTGCCGACCTGAGTTTCTCCTGGATGTACAGCCGGGCATCGTCTCCCAGAAGTCCCCTGGCCTGGGCCTCGCGCCAGTAGGAATTGATCTTGAGATGGGGGATACCTTCGTCGTTCAGGGTGACCACATAGTCGTCACCGATCTTGGTTACGTACAAGTCTGGAACGATGTAATGCGTCTCCTCGTTGCCGTATGCCCTGCCAGGTTTGGGATCGAGATGGACAATAACCTGTACGGCGGCAAGGACTTCGGCGATGTCTCGGCCTGTTGCCTTGGCAATGAGCTGATACTGATGCCTTTCCATGTGGTGGAGATGCGAGGAGACGATCTCATGGACAAGAGGGTCCTGGATGCGGTAGTGACGAATCTGGATGAGAAGACACTCCCGAAGATCCCGGGCCGCAACCCCGACGGGGTCAAAGAACTGGATCCTCTTGAGGACCTTTTCTGCCGTTTCCAGATCACATCCGGCATCACTGGCGATATCTGCCAGATCCATGCGAAGATAGCCGTCAGGATCCAGGTTTCCAATTATCAGCTCGCCCACCTCCCTCTCCTTGCCTTCAAGTCGGGAGAGCCGGAGCTGCCAGAGGAGCTGATCGGCAAGCCCGGGCGACTTAGACAGGAAATTATCGTAGTCAGGAAGTTCCTTTTGTTCGTAGGAGTAAGACTGGATGGCAACCCTCCGGTCCTCTTCCCACATCTCCCGCCAATCCGTCTCGGCAAGGGCACGTTCCTCCCACGGCATCTTTTCCTGATCCGAGGACGCAAGCGTCGATAGGGCCTGGTCCGCGTCCCATGCCTCGAGGCCTTCCGCAGCCTCCGCCCCGATCTCGCCATTGGTCATAGGCTCATCGGCCTCTGTCACATCAAGAACGGGGTTGGTCTCAATTTCCTGCCGGATGGCTTCGATGAGTTCGACGCGCGAAAGCTGCAGGAGCTTGATCGCCTGCTGCAGCTGAGGGGTCATGACGAGCTGCTGGGCGAGCTTTACTTGCTGACGAAGTTCTATCGCCATGGATCCCTAAAACCGAAAAACCCCCCTCTGGTAGGGGCACGGCGCGCCGTGCCCCAAATTCCACCAAAATAACCCCTCACCACAAAAAACACAGAGAAAAAATCCCTAAAACCGAAAAATCCCCCATCTGGTAGGGGCACGGCGCGCCGTGCCCCTACTAAAAACGGAAATTTTCCCCAAGATAACTCTCCCGCACGACAGGGCTTGAGGCGATCTTCTCCGGAGTCCCCTTTTCAATAATCGTGCCATTATTAACAATATAGGCATGGTCACAGACAGTCAAGGTTTCCCGAACGTTGTGGTCAGAGAGAAACACCCCGATTCCACGCGCCTTAAGACCCCGGATGATCCCCTGGAGATCGGCGACCGCCCTCGGATCCACCCCGGCGAAGGGTTCGTCGAGCAGTATGAATGCAGGATCCGTTGCCAGTGCCCGAAGGACCTCGACCCTCCGGCGCTCTCCACCTGAAAGAGAATCTCCACGCGCCCCGGCGAGATGTCCGATGCCCATCCCGTCGAGAAGCTCCTGTGCACGGATCCTCATTTCGTCCTTTGAAAAACCGCGCGCCTCAAGAACGAGGCGGATATTGTCCACGACAGAGAGCCTACGAAATACCGATGGCTCCTGGGGGAGATATGTGATGCCCTTGCGGGCCCGCTCGTGCATCGGAAGCCGGGTGATGTCCTCCCCGTTCAGAGAGACCGTCCCTCCATCCGGCTGGATAAGGCCGGCGATCATATAAAAGGTCGTCGTCTTTCCGGCGCCGTTGGGGCCGAGAAGACCGACGACGGATTCCCCTGTAAGCTCGATGCTCACGCCATCGACTACTGTGCGACCCCGGTATTTCTTGATGAGCCCATGGGCCTCGAGGACGTTCACTTTTCCCCTTGAGCCTTTACTTTTTCGTCGGGATAGACCACCGCCTCCACCTTCCCCTTTGATCCGCTCTGGACCACGCTCCGGTCCTCGTTCATATAGAGGGTGATGACGTCGCCGCTCACGCGATTCCGTCCTTCCCAGACCTGGGCGGCCCCGCTGATAGTAACCGTCTCGGTCCGCCTGTCGTATACAGCCTTCTCCCCGGTCGCAGTACGTGCCCCTTTGGTGATCCTGACATGTCCGGTCGCGACCATCTTTTCCACGGATCGGCCGCCCTCCCCCTTCACGTTTTCCTCTGCCTTGACGTAATGGACATCAAGCCGGTCGGTATGGATCGTGAGATCGTCCTGGACTGCCACCACGTTTCCCGTAAATACAACCTTCCCCGACTGGTCCATGGCCTCCATGCTCTCGCTCGAGATGTGAATGGCCCCCGGATCCCGATCCTGAGCGGCATGGGCAAGGAAGGGAAAAGCAAACCCATAGGAAAGGGAAAGGAGCAACAATACAAAGATCTTCCTGCACACCTTTTTCGAGGCTTTCATGACACTATCATACCGATCGGCTTCCATGGAAAACTCCTTGAGGGGAAAAACCGCTAAAAGGTCATGCGTGACCCCTCATCAAGGGTCGTCTGCTGCTTTCTAATGGTCATAATCCCGGTATCGAAGTGATACTCGAACCCTGCCCCCTTCACAAGAACTCCCTGTCCCCTGATAAGAACGGGATCGTCGGACCGCATGAGCTGGTCCTTGCGTATGTAGTAAAGCCTCTCGGTCGAAAGGGTCCTTCCGTCCGGGGTGGTCATGAGGACATGGCCAGCAAGCGATATGTCCTCCCCCTTCACGTCATAGGTCCCCGAATCGGCACGGATCTCCACCTGTTCCTTTTCCCCCTGATCCACAAAGACAAGGACCTTTTCCAGATCGAGGATCTCACGGTCCTCAAAAAAACTCGCACGCTCGGCCTTCAATGTCCATTCGAGCCGGCCGCCCTCGTACCTGTCGTAGGTTATCCCTTCGAACTGGGCATCTGCAGCAATCCCGCTCACAGAAAGGGAGGACTCCTGTTGCCGCCTTCCTTCTGTGGCAAAAAATCCCCATATGATGACCAGGAGCAGGACGGCTGACCCGAAAACCGCCACATATCGAAAATGGCCCATGTCCAAACCCCTATGCGCCCAGATAGGGCCCAAGGCACTTTCCCCACGCCTGCCGCGCCCTGAGGATGAGATCACACACCTCCCGCACCGCCCCGCCGCCACCCGGGCATCCCGTGACATAATCCACGTAATCCTGAAGAGGGGGACGGGCATCCCGAACGGCGACGGAAAGGCCTACGCGCAAAAGCACGGGCAGATCCACCCAGTCGTCGCCCACGGCGCAGACCTCCTCATCATGGACCATGCAACCATCCCGGATCTCCTCGTATACAGGAAGCTTTCCGGAAACGCCCTGCCTGAAGATCCCGATTCCGAGCTCCCTGACCCTCCTTTCCACGGCAGATGAGGTCCGGGAGCTGATCACAGCAACATCAACGCCGGCCTTCATGAGGAGTTTCAGACCCAGACCGTCATGGACATGAAAGGAATGGATCTGTGCCCCATCGGTGGTGTAGACGATCCTGCCGTCCGTCATGACCCCGTCCACGTCAAGGACGAGGAGCCGGACCTTCGCCGCCTTTTCAAGGACGATATGGGGATCAGTCCTGGCCATGGGCGATCTCGTGTATGGCGCGGAGGACACGAAGAAGACGCTCGGCGTCATGGAGCGAAAGGCTGTTGGGGCCGTCGCAAAGGGCCCTCTCCGGCTCCGGGTGGACCTCCAGAAAGACCCCGTCCACACCAGCCGCCACTGCCGCACGGGCGAGTGCAGGGACGAATTCCCTCTGGCCAGAGGAACACGCATCCCCAGCCCCTGGAAGCTGGACGCTGTGGGTGGCATCGAAGATCACAGGGACCCCGTACCCCCTCATGATCGGAAGCGACCTCATGTCCACCACGAGATTATTGTAGCCGAAAGACGTCCCTCGTTCCACGAGAAGGACACCCCGGCCACCCCCCTCACGGATCTTGCCTATCACGTGGCGCATGTCCCAAGGGGCGAGAAACTGGCCCTTCTTGACGCTCACCGGCAGACCAGTCCGGGCCGCAGCAAGGAGCAAATCGGTCTGACGGCAGAGAAAGGCCGGGATCTGGATGCAATCGAGCACCTTGGCGACCTTTGCGGCCTGCTCGGGCTCGTGGATGTCCGATATCACCGGGACCCCAAGACGGGCCTTGACAGCGGCAAGCATCTCCATGCCCCGATCAAGACCCGGCCCCCGGTAAGAACGGATAGAGGTCCGGTTCGCCTTGTCGAAAGAGGCCTTGAAGAGATATGAAAAGCCCTCGCGCTCCGCAGCCCTGGCCATGACCTCCCCGATGCCGAGCGCTGTGTCCAGGTCCTCGAGGACACATGGGCCTGCTATGAGGAGGGGACGGCAGCCTGGGCCTACATCAAAGTCGGCGATGGAAACGGATTCAGGTTCCTGGATCATCCCTTCTGGGTATGTGAGACAATGGCCGCCTGTATGAAGGAGACAAACAGGGGATGAGGGTCCAGGGGCCGGGACTTAAATTCCGGATGAAACTGGCAACCGAGAAACCACGGATGAGTCGGGATCTCCACGATCTCTACGAGCTCTCCGTTCGGGCTGATGCCAGTGACAGACATCCCCTTATCCTCGAGGACCTTGCGGTATTTCTGGTTGAATTCATAGCGATGACGGTGCCTCTCAAAGACCTCGTCCTTTCCATATGCGGCCCTGGCCCTGCTTTCGGGCGCCAGGATGCACGGATAGGCCCCAAGCCTCATGGTCCCCCCCATCTCGCTCGCCTCGCTCCGTGTCTGGATGCTGTTCGTCCGGTAATCGAACCACTCCTTCATGAGGTAGATGACCGGATCCGGCGTGGACGGAGAAAATTCCGTGCTGTCCGCCATGGGAAGACCGCACACGTTCCGGGCAAATTCTATGACGGCAATCTGCATTCCAAGACAGATCCCGAAAAAAGGCACCCCGTTTTCCCTCGCATAGGTAACGGCCTCAAGCTTTCCGGGGATCCCCCGGGATCCAAACCCTCCGGGGACAAGGATGCCGTCCACGGCCCTGAGCCGCTCCACGAGCTCAGGGCCCCGGAGTTCCTCCGAGTTGATGAAATCGATGGAGACCTTGGCCATGTTGGCGAATCCGCCGTGCGCAAGGGCCTCGTTGAGGCTCTTGTATGCCTCTGAGAAGTTGGGGTATTTCCCCACGACGGCGATCCTGACCTGGTACTGGGGTTCGCGTATACGTGCCATCAGGTCCTCCCAGTCCGTGAGGATCGGCTCGCGGGTCCACATGCGAAGGGCCTCTATGATACGTTCATCCAGCCCCTCCTCCCGAAATTTGAGCGGGACCTCGTAGATGCAGCCCACATCCTGGGCGGTGATGACCCGGTCGGGTTCCACGTCACAAAAGAGGGCGATCTTGGCCTTTATCCCCTTTTCGAGGGGGACCTCGCTCCTGCAGAGGAGGATGTCGGGCTGGATGCCGATGGATCGGAGCTCCTTGACGCTGTGCTGCGTGGGCTTTGTCTTCACCTCGCCTGCTGTCTTGATGAAGGGGACATAGGTGACGTGGACATACAAGGTGTTCTCCCTGCCCAGATCCCCCCGGAGCTGACGAATGGCCTCGAGAAATGGAAGCCCCTCGATGTCACCCACGGTCCCCCCGATCTCCACGATGGCGATGTCTGCCTCGCCTTCGAGCTGGAGGATGGCCTGCTTGATCTCGTCCGTCACGTGGGGGATGACCTGGACAGTGCCTCCGAGATAGTCCCCCTTACGCTCCTTTGTGATCACGCTGTGGTAGATCCGCCCAGAGGTATAGTTGTGCCGCTGCCCGAAACGGACTGTCGTGTACCGCTCGTAGTGCCCAAGATCCAGGTCGGTCTCGGCGCCGTCGTCCGTGACGAAGACCTCCCCGTGCTGAAAGGGATTCATGGTCCCTGGATCCACGTTTATATATGGGTCGAGCTTCTGGATCGTGATCCGAAGACCCCTGGCCTCGAGAAGGGCACCGATGGAAGCGGCCGCCAAGCCCTTCCCAAGGGAAGAAAGGACCCCACCCGTGATGAATATGAATTTCGTCTTCATGAAACGGGTCCTCTCGGACATGTCGGTCCTTGGAGGTCTCTTCCCTGTGGTCATCGATAAAAAAACTGGGGGTGGACCAGGGCCACACCCGCATCCCTAACGGCCACAAGGGCCTTTTCAAGGAGCCCTTCCGGAACCCGGAAGACAAGGACTGCCTTGTGGGAATTGCCGACAAAGGCGTATGTGTAATCGATATTCACATCCGCGTTCGAAAGGGCCCGAACGACCTCGCAAAAACTTCCAGGACGGTCATCCACCTCGACGGCAAAGACGTCCTGAAGCCTGACCGTGAAACCTCCGGAGGCCAGGATGTTTCTCGCAAGCTCCGGGTTGTTCACCACGAGCCGGAGGATCCCGAACTCAGCGGATTCAGCCATGGCCAAGGCGCGTATATTGATCTGCGCATTCTTAAGTACCTCTGTGACCTCGAGAAGCCTCCCCTTCCTGTTTTCGAGGAAGA is part of the Deltaproteobacteria bacterium genome and encodes:
- a CDS encoding acetolactate synthase; amino-acid sequence: MNIKERYAVKQLSIFLENRKGRLLEVTEVLKNAQINIRALAMAESAEFGILRLVVNNPELARNILASGGFTVRLQDVFAVEVDDRPGSFCEVVRALSNADVNIDYTYAFVGNSHKAVLVFRVPEGLLEKALVAVRDAGVALVHPQFFYR
- a CDS encoding CTP synthase; translation: MKTKFIFITGGVLSSLGKGLAAASIGALLEARGLRITIQKLDPYINVDPGTMNPFQHGEVFVTDDGAETDLDLGHYERYTTVRFGQRHNYTSGRIYHSVITKERKGDYLGGTVQVIPHVTDEIKQAILQLEGEADIAIVEIGGTVGDIEGLPFLEAIRQLRGDLGRENTLYVHVTYVPFIKTAGEVKTKPTQHSVKELRSIGIQPDILLCRSEVPLEKGIKAKIALFCDVEPDRVITAQDVGCIYEVPLKFREEGLDERIIEALRMWTREPILTDWEDLMARIREPQYQVRIAVVGKYPNFSEAYKSLNEALAHGGFANMAKVSIDFINSEELRGPELVERLRAVDGILVPGGFGSRGIPGKLEAVTYARENGVPFFGICLGMQIAVIEFARNVCGLPMADSTEFSPSTPDPVIYLMKEWFDYRTNSIQTRSEASEMGGTMRLGAYPCILAPESRARAAYGKDEVFERHRHRYEFNQKYRKVLEDKGMSVTGISPNGELVEIVEIPTHPWFLGCQFHPEFKSRPLDPHPLFVSFIQAAIVSHTQKG